Proteins encoded by one window of Microplitis mediator isolate UGA2020A chromosome 1, iyMicMedi2.1, whole genome shotgun sequence:
- the LOC130663110 gene encoding alpha-tocopherol transfer protein-like, with translation MTIMTKMLLIQPTEEMSKLIRAELNENVATRDQDLEHIKEWLRKQPHLPDTFDDQRLMTFLRGSKFSLEKCKTKLDMYFTMRGAAPEFFMNRDVTRPEMKEILKHVQIPPLPGLTKNGRRVIIMRGVNKDIPTPNVAEAMKLVMMIGDIRLLEELVGVAGDVYILDASVVSPAHFSKFTPDLVKKFLTCVQEAYPVKLKEIHVVNVSALVDKIVQFVKPFLKEKIRNRIHMHSNLETLYEFIPREILPEEYGGKAGPIKDINDTWVKKLEDYGPWFKEQEAIKSNEAFRVGKPKTSDDLFGIDGSFRQLSFD, from the exons ATGTTGCTGATACAACCGACTGAGGAGATGTCGAAGCTCATTCGAGCTGAGCTCAATGAAAATGTCGCAACTCGTGACCAGGATTTGGAGCATATCAAAGAATGGTTACGAAAACAGCCGCATTTGCCTGACAcctttg aCGATCAACGTCTAATGACATTTTTGCGTGgcagtaaattttcattagaaaaatgtaaaacaaaattagacATGTATTTTACCATGCGTGGAGCCGCAcctgaattttttatgaaccgTGACGTTACACGACCGGAAATGaaggaaattttaaaacacgt tCAAATTCCGCCATTACCAGGTCTAACTAAAAATGGCCGCCGTGTTATTATAATGCGTGGGGTTAATAAAGACATTCCGACACCAAATGTTGCTGAAGCTATGAAATTAGTCATGATGATCGGGGACATAAGATTATTAGAAGAATTAGTTGGTGTCGCTGGTGACGTTTACATTTTGGATGCATCAGTGGTATCTCCAGCtcacttttcaaaatttactccggatttggtcaaaaaatttttaacgtgCGTCCAGGAAGCTTACCCGGttaaattgaaagaaattcACGTTGTCAATGTCAGTGCACTTGTTGATAAAATAGTACAATTTGTAAAGCcgtttttgaaagaaaaaatacgtAATCGTATTCACATGCACAGTAATTTAGAAACCCTCTATGAATTTATACCCAGAGAAATATTGCCGGAAGAGTATGGCGGCAAAGCCGGTCCTATAAAGGACATCAATGACAcgtgggtaaaaaaattagaggaCTACGGACCCTGGTTCAAAGAACAAGAAGCCATTAAGTCTAATGAAGCTTTCAGAGTTGGGAAACCGAAAACTTCAGACGATCTTTTTGGTATCGATGGTTCATTTCGACAACTAtcttttgattaa
- the LOC130675557 gene encoding dentin sialophosphoprotein-like, producing MKIMITNLADSNIDQSLDSFEKFVGKFDLWRNSLYKHLKYDTDILSVFLAKNNPALAITSIFRELTDECKLIYDKINELSTAVTNDYLKAYTVGKNIHSLINLHPKLKNTFARYNDMASIYNNYVKKLNNFIYESNYAVVYTSDSHDKFMILIDNLIERLNELMSAGECNEYGHEILIRCKRSFIKFLPCDFSDNFNILPVNTLNNDFESSTNESSIGTVQTYSSSSSSSSTSSSDSSADEEAGKNIENKMKMEVYNPDNDLSDDSSSDDNLIPEDSSDDDLVTAKNGAKDSSSEDDPDEDSSSDDNLVADKNGAKDSSSEDDPAEDSSSDDNLMADKNGAKDSSSDDDPDEDSSSDDNLAAAKNGAKDSSSDDDPDEDSSSDDNLVTAKNGAKDSSSDDDPNEDSSSDDNLAADKNEAKDPSSEDDSVENSSSDDNLAADKNGAKDSTSEDEPAEDSSSDNLAADKNEAKDSSREDENKINEKKVVTLESYDSNVEKFSRKLSKIESKTEDSSSDDNLAADKNEAKDPSSEDDSVENSSSDDNLAADKNGAKDSTSEDDPAEDSSSDNLAADKNEAKDSSREDENKINEEKVVTLESYDSNVEKFSRKLSKIESKTEDADSSDDESDAQIDNRIDNEDNPESSMSEDTEDPNNDSKVTKNTKTDDTEKTDDYNVEPSRKRKITQVDGTDNRSSSSDDEKFDENKKEKKIKKFDSSETDSKPSAQVQESSSDEN from the coding sequence atgaaaataatgataactaaTCTAGCCGATTCGAACATAGATCAGAGCTTGGATTCTTTTGAAAAGTTCGTCGGCAAATTCGATCTATGGCGCAATTCATTGTACAAACACCTCAAATATGATACTGATATTTTGTCAGTATTTTTGGCAAAGAATAATCCCGCATTGGCCATAACCTCAATATTTAGAGAATTAACCGATGAATGCAAATTAAtttacgataaaataaatgagttaTCGACAGCTGTTACAAATGACTATTTAAAGGCATACACTGTCGGTAAAAATATCCATTCGTTGATAAACTTACATCCGAAGCTGAAAAACACTTTCGCCCGCTACAATGACATGGCgtcaatttacaataattatgtcaaaaaattaaataacttcatatatgaaaGCAATTATGCTGTTGTTTATACCTCAGATTCCCATGAcaaatttatgatattaatagataatttgATTGAACGATTAAATGAACTTATGAGCGCCGGTGAATGTAATGAATACGGGCATGAAATATTGATACGTTGCAAGAGAAGTTTCATAAAGTTTTTACCATGTGATTTTTCtgacaattttaatattttgccGGTAAATACTTTGAATAATGACTTTGAATCGTCAACGAATGAAAGTTCGATTGGAACTGTACAGACTTATTCTTCctcctcttcttcttcttctacaTCTTCTTCGGATTCTTCGGCTGATGAAGAAGcaggaaaaaatattgaaaataaaatgaaaatggaAGTTTATAATCCCGATAATGATTTATCTGATGACTCTTCTAGTGACGATAATTTGATACCTGAAGATTCTAGTGACGACGATTTGGTGACTGCGAAAAATGGAGCCAAAGATTCTTCTAGTGAAGATGATCCAGATGAAGATTCTTCTAGTGATGACAATTTGGTGGCTGATAAGAATGGAGCCAAAGATTCTTCTAGTGAAGATGATCCAGCTGAAGATTCTTCTAGTGATGACAATTTGATGGCTGATAAGAATGGAGCCAAAGATTCTTCTAGTGACGATGATCCAGATGAAGATTCTTCTAGTGACGACAATTTGGCGGCTGCGAAAAATGGAGCCAAAGATTCTTCTAGCGACGATGATCCAGATGAAGATTCTTCTAGTGACGACAATTTGGTGACTGCGAAAAATGGAGCCAAAGATTCTTCTAGTGACGATGATCCAAATGAAGATTCTTCTAGTGACGACAACTTAGCGGCTGATAAGAATGAAGCCAAAGATCCTTCTAGTGAAGATGATTCAGTTGAAAATTCTTCTAGTGATGACAATTTGGCGGCTGACAAGAATGGAGCTAAAGATTCTACGAGTGAAGATGAACCAGCTGAAGATTCTTCTAGTGACAACTTGGCGGCTGATAAAAATGAAGCCAAAGATTCCTCTCGtgaagatgaaaataaaataaatgaaaagaaaGTAGTGACCCTAGAGTCGTATGATTCAAATGTTGAAAAGTTTAGTAgaaagttatcaaaaatagAAAGCAAAACTGAAGATTCTTCTAGTGACGACAACTTAGCGGCTGATAAGAATGAAGCCAAAGATCCTTCTAGTGAAGATGATTCAGTTGAAAATTCTTCTAGTGATGACAATTTGGCGGCTGACAAGAATGGAGCTAAAGATTCTACGAGTGAAGATGATCCAGCTGAAGATTCTTCTAGTGACAACTTGGCGGCCGATAAAAATGAAGCCAAAGATTCCTCTCGtgaagatgaaaataaaataaatgaagagAAAGTAGTGACCCTAGAATCGTATGATTCAAATGTTGAAAAGTTTAGTAgaaagttatcaaaaatagAAAGCAAAACTGAAGATGCTGATAGTTCTGATGACGAATCTGACGCGCAAATTGACAATAGAATTGACAATGAAGATAATCCAGAAAGTTCAATGTCAGAAGATACCGAAGATCCAAATAATGATAGCAAAGTAACCAAAAATACGAAAACTGATGATACTGAAAAAACTGATGATTATAACGTTGAGCCGTCAAGAAAACGTAAAATAACTCAAGTTGACGGCACTGATAACAGATCGTCTTCTTcggatgatgaaaaatttgatgaaaataaaaaggaaaaaaagataaaaaaattcgattcgTCTGAAACTGATTCTAAGCCATCGGCACAAGTGCAAGAATCATCGAGtgacgaaaattaa